Genomic window (Synergistaceae bacterium):
GTCCCGACGGTGCATCAATGAAGGCCGGCGAGTCATGATTACCGGAAATTATCACGCAATGCCGGCAAGAAGATTTTGCAAGCTCAGTCAAGAATGAATAATAAATATTTTGTGCCTGTATTGACGGTGTTGTGTTGTCGAAAATGTCTCCTGCAACGAGTAAGACATCAATTTTTTCACTTGAGATTAAGTCATTGAGCCACTTAAAAAATTTTATGAACTCGTCTGACCTGTCTTTATCCTTGAGTTTTCTGCCTATGTGCCAATCTGAAGTATGCAAGATTCTCACTGTATCAGCTCCGATTAATAAATTTGGGATTTCTTAAAATTTTAGCATGTATCACAAATAATTTATCGTGTAAAATATTTCGTAAATTATAACATTCTAGGAGAAAATAAAAATTGAGCTGGCAATTATCGCAATTATTAATTATATGTCCGTTGATATTTATAGGCGGAGTTGTTGACGCTATTGGGGGCGGCGGCGGGTTAATTACTCTTCCGGCGTACTTGATCGCAGGTTTTCCCGTTCATGTCTCAATAGGCACTAACAAATTAAGTTCATCAATGGGGACTGCTATATCATTCACAAAATATTTTAAAAACGGCTATATGCCCATGAAACTTTCAATTATAGGGATTATTTTTGCTTTTGCTGGGTCATCACTGGGGGCAAAGACGGCGTTATTAATCAGTGATTACATTTTCAAAATTTTAATGCTGTTCATAATTCCTGTTACGGCTTATTACGTGTTCAAGAGTCAAAATTTACTGCGCGAGACAACAGGCTCAAACGAGACAATAACGACTCGGACATATATAATTTGTGTGCTTGTAGCGTTTGGTACGGGATTTTATGACGGTTTCTACGGGCCTGGTGCTGGGACGTTCATGTTATTATTAATGGCTGCTGCGGGATTGAGCGTTCAGAAAGCAAACGGGGTCGCAAAAGCAATAAATCTCGCTACAAATCTTTCTGCGCTGGCTGTATACTTCATGAATGACAAAGTAATTTTGCTGCTTGGATTAATTGCCGGGTGCTTCAGTATTGCAGGAAATTATATCGGAGCAAAATTTTTCGAGCGTGGCGGGTCAAAGGCTGTGCGTCCTGTTATACTTATAGTTATGGCATTATTCTTTGTCAGGGTAATTTACGATTTAATATTTTAATGAAAGGATTGATTTATTATCATGTTGAAACGTATTATTGTCGCAGTAATTCTTGTTATGAGTCTTTCTTGCATAGCTTTTGCTCATCCCGGAAAACTCGACGCTAACGGAGGCCACTACGATAAAGACACCGGCGAATATCATTATCACAAAGGCCCGAACGCGTTAGAGACTCTCGAAATCAGGCGCAACACAGTCTATAAGGCAAAAATTGAAAGAGTCGTAGACGGCGATACAGCAATCGTGTCATTTATTTTTGCAGACGGTAAGAAATATCAGAAACAGCGCGTAAGATTCTTAGGTGTCGACACTCCCGAAACAGTTCACCCGAATAAACCCGTGCAATTTTACGGCAAAGAGGCCAGCAACTTCACTAAATCGCAATTAACAGATAAAATCGTATGGCTTCAAACGGACGTGGGCGCGCTTGACAGATATAATAGAATGCTCGCTTATGTGTGGTTGTCAGAGCCATCAAAAAAGGACATGGACAACGAGGACGCAATAAGGGCGAAAATGTATAATGCGACTCTTTTGCTTGAAGGTTATGCGCAAGTTATGACAGTGCAGCCTAACTCGCGTTATTCTGAGATGTTCGTTAGATTCCAGCGTGAGGCCAGAGAAGGCAAAAAAGGTTTGTGGGCTGACGAGCAATAAAATTTTTCAGTTAATTTGCGCTCTCTCTGTAAATGGGAGGGCGTTTTTTTTGCGGGAAAAACTTTTCTATATTCGCGCTACCCCTTAAATCCGGGTGGGTGGGAAGAACGAACGATATTCGCGCGATAAAACAATCGTATATAATATCTATAAAATTTTTGTCAGTCAGGAGGCTGGAATAATGCGAAATCCTTTACTTGATATAATCGAACGCAGGAAATCAGGAGTCAAAACCGGCATTGCTTCATACTGTACTGCGAATGATTTAGCTATCGAGGCAATTTTAGAGCAGGCGAAAAATTTTGATGATTACGTCTTAATCGAAGGCACATCGAATCAAATAAATCAATTCGGCGGTTATACAGGAATGACTCCGGAAAATTTTAGAGATTACGTTTTTGCTATTGCCGACAAAATTAATTTCCCTCGCGATAAAATAATTCTTGGTGCTGACCATTTCGGGCCGTTGACGTGGACGAAATTAAACGAGTCTGAAGCTATGAAAAATTCCCGCGAACTTCTGAGACTCGCTGTAATGGCAGGATTCAAGAAAATTCATCTCGATACAAGCATGAAATTAGCTGACGATCCAATAAACGAGCCCCTGTCAGATAATAAAATCGCTGAACGTGCCGCAATTTTACTTGAAGAATGCGAGAGCGCTTATCAGGAACTATTGAAATCTAATCCCGACGAGGTTCGGCCAGTTTATATAATTGGTTCGGAAGTTCCCATCCCCGGCGGCAGTCAGGAAGAAGACGACAAATTACAAGTTACGCGGGCAAATGACTTCGAGAATACCATAAAAGTTTACGAGCAAAAATTTAACGAACACAATTTACACGACAGATTACAAGATATTATTGCAGTCATAGTACAACCCGGAGTCGAGTTCGGCGATAAAGACATACATTTTTATGATCATGACGCAGCAAAAGAATTAACAGACTCTCTCAAGAATCACCCTGATTTAGTTTTTGAGGGACATTCAACCGACTATCAGCCCGCTGAAAAATTACGTGAAATGGTCGAGGACGGAGTCGCGATTTTGAAGGTAGGTCCGGCATTAACTTTTTCATTGCGTGAAGGTTTATTTGCGTTGAGCTTCATGGAACGCGAGCTAATCCCAGAAAAACAACGCGCAAATTTCATCGAGATCCTAGAAAATGTCATGACAGCTAACCCCGAACACTGGCAAAAACATTATCACGGCTCAGAACATGATAAACAACTCGCGCGCAAATATAGTTATTCTGACAGATGCCGATATTATTTCAGCCTGCCCGAAATTAAATCAGCAATAAATAAATTATTCGCAAATATTGACTCTGTAGAAATTCCCGCCGGAATGTTACGTCAATTTATGCCCCGTCAATATGAATTAGTGCGTGATAAATTGCTTGATGTTAAAGCTGCCTCACTCGTTAAAAATTTTGTTGCTGAATGCGTAGAGTCATATAATTATGCGGTCAAGGCAAGATAATAAATTTTTTAGGAGGTAAATAAATTTTGCTTGTAACTTCACGAGATTTGTTATTAGATGCTCATAAACATAAATACGCCGTCGGAGCCTTCAACGTTGAAAATATGGAAATGGTTTTAGCAGTGCTCAGAGCTGCCGAAGAAACCCGCTCGCCCGTCATAATGGAAACGAGTCCAGGCACTGTAAAATTTGCGGGATTTGATTTCTATTTTGCGAACA
Coding sequences:
- a CDS encoding TSUP family transporter — its product is MSWQLSQLLIICPLIFIGGVVDAIGGGGGLITLPAYLIAGFPVHVSIGTNKLSSSMGTAISFTKYFKNGYMPMKLSIIGIIFAFAGSSLGAKTALLISDYIFKILMLFIIPVTAYYVFKSQNLLRETTGSNETITTRTYIICVLVAFGTGFYDGFYGPGAGTFMLLLMAAAGLSVQKANGVAKAINLATNLSALAVYFMNDKVILLLGLIAGCFSIAGNYIGAKFFERGGSKAVRPVILIVMALFFVRVIYDLIF
- a CDS encoding thermonuclease family protein, giving the protein MLKRIIVAVILVMSLSCIAFAHPGKLDANGGHYDKDTGEYHYHKGPNALETLEIRRNTVYKAKIERVVDGDTAIVSFIFADGKKYQKQRVRFLGVDTPETVHPNKPVQFYGKEASNFTKSQLTDKIVWLQTDVGALDRYNRMLAYVWLSEPSKKDMDNEDAIRAKMYNATLLLEGYAQVMTVQPNSRYSEMFVRFQREAREGKKGLWADEQ
- a CDS encoding class II D-tagatose-bisphosphate aldolase, non-catalytic subunit, with the translated sequence MRNPLLDIIERRKSGVKTGIASYCTANDLAIEAILEQAKNFDDYVLIEGTSNQINQFGGYTGMTPENFRDYVFAIADKINFPRDKIILGADHFGPLTWTKLNESEAMKNSRELLRLAVMAGFKKIHLDTSMKLADDPINEPLSDNKIAERAAILLEECESAYQELLKSNPDEVRPVYIIGSEVPIPGGSQEEDDKLQVTRANDFENTIKVYEQKFNEHNLHDRLQDIIAVIVQPGVEFGDKDIHFYDHDAAKELTDSLKNHPDLVFEGHSTDYQPAEKLREMVEDGVAILKVGPALTFSLREGLFALSFMERELIPEKQRANFIEILENVMTANPEHWQKHYHGSEHDKQLARKYSYSDRCRYYFSLPEIKSAINKLFANIDSVEIPAGMLRQFMPRQYELVRDKLLDVKAASLVKNFVAECVESYNYAVKAR